The following coding sequences are from one Halobaculum magnesiiphilum window:
- a CDS encoding DUF6735 family protein, with product MGHRALVAYERTDGQYTLHYSHWGAANLKLKHRISAETPFGGDDTDSKWAKQLLAELADGLEADAVDGYLAGEDRPSTVVEPKPRATGLTLDEIVADHLDYLHHEAFFVVSTTFEVTAYRTLWFGLQYESKTVEQGETVGNGALATVRWYDGEPVGDGHLQGQFAALKDVVGDMIDKGVFTPSTARQYLKRKLAERVGDRQELLIPTGESPFEKANLGKS from the coding sequence ATGGGACACCGCGCACTCGTTGCGTACGAACGCACAGACGGACAGTACACGCTCCACTACAGCCATTGGGGTGCAGCGAACCTGAAGCTCAAGCACCGAATCTCGGCTGAGACGCCGTTCGGTGGCGACGACACCGACTCCAAGTGGGCGAAACAGCTGCTGGCGGAACTGGCCGATGGCCTCGAGGCAGATGCGGTCGACGGCTACCTCGCCGGCGAGGATCGACCGTCGACGGTCGTCGAACCGAAGCCCCGCGCCACCGGGCTCACCCTCGACGAGATCGTCGCTGACCATCTCGACTACCTCCACCACGAGGCGTTCTTCGTAGTGTCGACGACGTTCGAAGTGACCGCCTATCGGACGCTGTGGTTCGGCCTGCAGTACGAGTCGAAGACAGTCGAACAGGGTGAGACGGTCGGGAATGGCGCGCTCGCGACGGTGCGCTGGTACGACGGCGAGCCGGTCGGCGATGGCCACCTGCAGGGCCAGTTCGCGGCCCTCAAAGACGTCGTCGGCGACATGATCGACAAGGGTGTCTTCACGCCGTCGACGGCGAGACAGTACCTGAAGCGGAAGCTCGCTGAGCGGGTCGGAGACCGACAGGAGCTGCTCATTCCGACTGGTGAATCTCCCTTCGAAAAAGCCAATCTCGGCAAGTCGTAG
- a CDS encoding DUF1889 family protein: MSQNDRTSWFIDSEGPNEEAVELAFAWVQQLGEQHEEKRDAVLAVNTKKQLDGVVSTVIGDQAAKALNKKKPVGVGEAEIQLMTKRIDPSGWQSGPVLAIYPDKDLLDKIDGMYGVTDVLVVPWSKDTVQFWIDTWGASALQSDASGDAPEIENPIAKEAVDTLDALVNTSTGITHSSDRATCIEIFKTLHSNGISFDPEAIRAWLVAEKGWDPDYADDVKEVAEGVQTGKRFQYDSGRLSNDIMNQWKDAANVN, encoded by the coding sequence ATGAGTCAAAACGACAGGACATCTTGGTTCATCGATTCCGAGGGGCCAAATGAGGAGGCTGTCGAACTGGCCTTCGCGTGGGTGCAACAGCTCGGTGAGCAGCATGAAGAGAAACGAGATGCTGTCTTGGCAGTAAACACGAAAAAGCAGCTGGACGGTGTCGTATCTACTGTGATCGGTGACCAGGCAGCAAAGGCGTTGAATAAAAAGAAGCCGGTCGGCGTCGGTGAAGCAGAGATCCAGCTGATGACGAAACGGATTGATCCATCGGGGTGGCAAAGCGGTCCTGTCCTTGCTATCTACCCAGACAAAGACCTGCTGGACAAGATTGACGGAATGTATGGTGTGACCGATGTGCTCGTCGTGCCTTGGTCGAAGGACACCGTCCAGTTCTGGATCGATACCTGGGGCGCGTCAGCACTCCAATCAGATGCGAGTGGCGATGCACCAGAAATCGAGAATCCGATCGCCAAGGAAGCTGTCGACACGCTCGATGCATTGGTCAACACCTCGACTGGTATCACGCATTCGTCAGATCGTGCTACCTGTATCGAGATCTTCAAAACCCTCCATAGCAACGGCATCAGCTTCGATCCTGAAGCAATCAGAGCCTGGTTAGTCGCTGAAAAAGGCTGGGACCCGGATTATGCCGATGACGTAAAAGAGGTCGCCGAAGGCGTCCAAACGGGGAAACGCTTCCAGTACGACTCTGGCCGTCTTAGCAACGACATTATGAACCAGTGGAAAGACGCCGCAAATGTTAATTAA
- a CDS encoding VOC family protein → MTTQTNPDVLPQEAHIGRTALRVNDLEELTGFYQDVVGLSVLRRTDTESVLGIDDTPLLVLEGDADALGRHQSAAGLFHNAFRVPSRAALGDALARIQEHWQLGGASDHGVSEALYLTDPEGNGIEIYRDYPREDWPRADNGRIRMGTYPLDLGPLETAAAEASGFPAGTDVGHVHLEVSSLEAFRDFYVDTLGFEIQTEVPAALFVGAGGYHHHLGANTWHHRTGPVSGRGLSWFEVLVPDDDSLEAVRERLVTGDIPSTETDEGVVVHDPDEIEIRIRANSSNQ, encoded by the coding sequence ATGACCACGCAAACAAATCCAGACGTACTCCCCCAGGAGGCACACATCGGGCGGACCGCGCTTCGCGTCAACGACCTCGAAGAGCTAACCGGGTTCTACCAGGATGTCGTCGGCCTCAGCGTGCTTCGCCGAACCGACACCGAGTCAGTACTGGGTATCGATGACACGCCGCTCCTCGTCTTAGAGGGTGATGCAGACGCACTCGGACGACACCAATCGGCAGCGGGTCTCTTTCACAACGCATTCAGAGTCCCCTCGCGTGCGGCATTAGGCGACGCGTTAGCCCGCATTCAGGAACACTGGCAGCTCGGTGGCGCGTCCGACCACGGCGTCAGTGAGGCGCTGTACCTGACCGACCCAGAAGGCAACGGCATCGAGATCTACCGCGATTACCCCCGTGAGGACTGGCCCCGCGCTGACAACGGGCGCATCCGTATGGGTACGTATCCTCTCGATCTCGGCCCGTTGGAAACCGCAGCCGCAGAAGCGTCAGGATTTCCTGCCGGAACGGACGTGGGGCACGTTCACCTCGAAGTGTCCTCGCTGGAGGCGTTCCGCGATTTCTACGTGGACACACTCGGGTTCGAGATCCAAACAGAAGTGCCAGCCGCCCTCTTCGTCGGGGCTGGCGGCTACCACCACCATCTCGGGGCGAACACGTGGCACCACAGAACGGGACCGGTCAGCGGACGTGGACTATCATGGTTCGAAGTGCTCGTGCCAGACGACGACTCACTCGAAGCAGTTCGGGAGCGGCTCGTAACCGGTGATATTCCATCCACCGAAACGGATGAGGGGGTCGTTGTTCACGATCCTGATGAGATCGAGATCCGCATTCGAGCGAACTCATCGAACCAGTAG
- a CDS encoding DoxX family protein, with protein MALETAAGGLAFLVGRVVFGVLLGFMGLGHFTGLDGMSGYAEAKGVPAPRLAVTLSGLMLIAGGLAIALGVYPLVGAAAIALFFLGVTPVMHDFWTVDDPEQRQSEMTNFLKNATLFGAALVLAAFSSTAWPYALNIGL; from the coding sequence ATGGCGCTGGAGACTGCAGCTGGTGGGCTCGCCTTCTTGGTGGGCCGCGTCGTCTTCGGCGTCCTGCTCGGGTTCATGGGGCTCGGTCACTTCACGGGGCTCGACGGAATGAGTGGCTACGCCGAAGCAAAGGGCGTTCCCGCCCCGCGGCTCGCCGTCACCCTGTCTGGCCTCATGCTCATCGCTGGCGGACTTGCCATCGCGCTCGGAGTCTACCCACTCGTTGGTGCGGCAGCGATCGCGCTATTCTTCCTGGGCGTGACGCCAGTCATGCACGACTTCTGGACGGTCGATGACCCCGAACAGCGGCAGTCTGAGATGACGAACTTCCTCAAGAACGCCACGCTCTTCGGCGCAGCGCTCGTTCTCGCAGCATTCAGTAGCACCGCCTGGCCGTACGCGCTCAACATCGGTCTCTAA
- a CDS encoding SDR family NAD(P)-dependent oxidoreductase translates to MLVTGATGNMGPYVTDSLIESGADVVGTYVTETARDEVATRAEHADAVSYYQVDLTDQAAVDAFAETVVDDHGSVDHIVGLAGGFSMGGVSDTDADAFQAALNRHATTAFLTVKAFAEHLDEHSGVVLFSSDRAITPVGGTLAYDVGKGAVRTLTESLDVELEARVNAVAPFLIDVPGNREAMPDADFSEWTAPEAVVDEVVHLLSNAGVTGQIVQLTGGQPGVED, encoded by the coding sequence GTGCTCGTGACCGGCGCAACCGGTAACATGGGTCCGTACGTGACGGATTCGCTGATCGAGAGCGGCGCCGACGTCGTCGGTACCTACGTCACCGAAACGGCGAGAGATGAAGTAGCGACCCGCGCTGAACACGCCGATGCAGTATCGTACTACCAGGTCGATCTAACCGATCAGGCGGCGGTCGACGCCTTCGCCGAGACGGTTGTCGATGACCACGGATCGGTCGATCACATCGTTGGCCTCGCTGGTGGGTTCTCGATGGGCGGCGTCAGCGATACCGACGCCGATGCGTTCCAGGCCGCGTTGAATCGCCACGCGACGACGGCGTTCCTGACCGTTAAGGCCTTCGCGGAGCACCTCGACGAGCACAGCGGAGTCGTTCTGTTCAGCTCTGACCGCGCCATAACCCCCGTCGGCGGGACGCTCGCGTACGACGTCGGCAAGGGCGCGGTTCGAACGCTGACTGAGTCGCTCGATGTCGAACTCGAGGCCCGCGTCAACGCCGTGGCTCCGTTCCTCATCGATGTCCCGGGGAACCGCGAAGCGATGCCCGACGCCGATTTCTCGGAGTGGACGGCACCGGAGGCCGTCGTCGACGAAGTTGTTCACCTGCTTTCGAACGCGGGTGTTACGGGGCAGATCGTCCAGCTGACCGGTGGGCAGCCGGGGGTCGAGGACTGA
- a CDS encoding winged helix-turn-helix transcriptional regulator, protein MATQPPEADTDEDTEVERRNADVCNVVGAVEEMGAKWKLIVLNDLRDGEKRFNELKRSTGASSYTLSRVLDDLAEEGFIENRKEFESPVASYYTLTEKGDALCPVFESLDAWGEDWL, encoded by the coding sequence ATGGCGACCCAACCACCCGAGGCTGACACGGACGAAGACACCGAGGTCGAACGGCGGAATGCGGACGTCTGCAACGTCGTCGGAGCGGTCGAGGAGATGGGAGCGAAGTGGAAGCTCATCGTCCTGAACGACCTGCGCGACGGTGAAAAGCGATTCAACGAACTCAAACGCTCGACGGGCGCCAGCTCCTACACGCTCTCGCGGGTGCTCGACGACTTAGCGGAGGAGGGGTTCATCGAGAACCGGAAGGAGTTCGAGTCGCCGGTGGCGAGTTACTACACGCTGACGGAGAAGGGAGATGCCCTCTGTCCCGTGTTCGAGTCGCTTGACGCTTGGGGTGAGGACTGGCTCTGA
- a CDS encoding trimeric intracellular cation channel family protein: MNTVGLVAFALVGATKAIREEFDLFGVAVVGLATAFAGGMTRDLLVNRIPLALSTPTEIALGLLGVGLAVGVSATLESADTHPVTQFSDAIGLAAFTTTGAIVATQAGIPAFGVVAIATINAAGGGAVADILLDRSPFILLDDFYASCAVLGGSAYWMIVAVGGANGTAAAVCAAMVVGTRIAALIYGWSLPTAQVLGLTRE, translated from the coding sequence ATGAACACGGTTGGGCTCGTCGCGTTCGCCCTTGTCGGGGCGACCAAGGCAATCCGCGAGGAGTTCGATCTATTCGGTGTCGCGGTGGTCGGCCTCGCTACGGCATTTGCAGGCGGGATGACCCGGGACCTCCTCGTCAATCGGATTCCGCTCGCGCTCAGTACACCCACCGAGATCGCCCTCGGATTGCTCGGTGTCGGACTAGCGGTTGGAGTGAGTGCCACCCTCGAGTCAGCCGACACGCATCCGGTGACACAGTTCTCGGATGCGATCGGGCTCGCCGCGTTCACAACGACAGGTGCTATCGTCGCAACGCAGGCCGGCATCCCCGCCTTCGGCGTCGTCGCGATTGCGACTATCAACGCGGCCGGGGGTGGTGCTGTGGCCGATATCCTGCTGGATCGCTCGCCATTTATCCTGCTCGACGATTTCTACGCCAGCTGTGCGGTACTGGGTGGGAGTGCATACTGGATGATCGTCGCTGTCGGAGGGGCGAACGGAACCGCTGCAGCGGTGTGCGCAGCGATGGTTGTAGGCACACGAATTGCGGCACTTATCTACGGCTGGTCACTTCCGACTGCACAGGTACTGGGACTAACACGAGAGTAG
- a CDS encoding transcription initiation factor IIB translates to MATRDIYETGFDEDVRTESSANQCPECDGRVTTNAVETVCEDCGLVIDEQRIDHGPEWRAYDDERRERTGAPLTAARHDRGLSTEIGRGTDAKGNELSGQKRRRLARMRREQTRGRWRSKAERNLAHGLGEVRRLASALELSDSVRDQACQLFRSAQNEDLLRGRSIEAIAAASIYGACRCNGLSRLVDDVSEMARVAESRVTNAYKTLNEELGLPAEPVSPSMFVPRLASDLECPDEIRQRARTLAEQAEERGVTTGVHPAGFAAACLYKAGREEGRWLTQSEAADVANVTAPTIRTHQNVLGEFST, encoded by the coding sequence ATGGCAACTAGAGACATCTACGAAACTGGCTTCGACGAAGACGTCCGAACGGAATCGAGTGCGAACCAGTGTCCCGAGTGCGACGGCCGAGTCACGACGAACGCGGTCGAAACGGTCTGCGAGGACTGTGGGCTGGTCATCGACGAGCAGCGCATCGATCACGGGCCGGAGTGGCGGGCGTACGACGACGAGAGGCGTGAGCGAACGGGTGCTCCACTCACGGCGGCTCGCCACGATCGCGGCCTGTCGACGGAGATCGGTCGCGGTACCGACGCGAAGGGGAACGAACTCTCGGGGCAGAAGCGACGGCGACTCGCGCGGATGCGCCGTGAGCAGACCCGGGGGCGCTGGCGGTCGAAAGCGGAACGGAATCTCGCCCACGGATTGGGCGAAGTGCGTCGGTTGGCGAGTGCGCTCGAACTCTCCGATTCGGTCCGTGACCAGGCGTGTCAGCTCTTCCGGAGCGCCCAGAACGAGGATCTGCTTCGAGGCAGGTCCATCGAGGCCATCGCCGCGGCCAGCATCTACGGGGCATGTCGGTGCAACGGCCTCTCGCGGTTGGTGGATGACGTCAGCGAGATGGCTCGCGTCGCGGAATCACGGGTCACGAACGCGTACAAGACGCTGAACGAAGAGCTGGGCCTCCCCGCCGAGCCCGTCTCCCCCAGCATGTTCGTGCCGCGTCTCGCTTCGGACCTCGAGTGTCCGGACGAGATCCGACAGCGGGCCCGAACGCTCGCAGAGCAGGCCGAGGAGCGCGGCGTCACGACGGGCGTCCATCCGGCTGGGTTCGCCGCGGCCTGCCTCTACAAGGCTGGTCGCGAAGAGGGGCGATGGTTGACGCAATCCGAGGCCGCGGACGTGGCGAACGTCACCGCACCGACCATCCGAACACACCAAAACGTGCTGGGCGAGTTTTCTACCTGA
- a CDS encoding twin-arginine translocation signal domain-containing protein, which produces MRRRTFLRTGLAVGVTATLAGCSNNAEDGTKTGSPTGTATDTATETASQADETTTAEETADDSEVDRPANYRWDMVPGRNNEIRSRLGQYAEESVGGVVQNHPAFEYSTSRDVDNQSIDFEGLKLFRDATFDLMANDNPENPMEQMVQAYVDEDLFTDAKTGGFFAQHDLDAPTQYDAEGWLNAETVADSLDYGHNLAVAITWEQANRTPDTVEETAAVIREAYKRHHDFDVLAWATTMGSRTREDINDPTGLLYSPDDDTLRNFNFDTDEGNGEDSRQMHAPIEEWSVIQGEGPSGESRYHPLLFHTDRRMSGQASDFMEAKEIAANTVRNIASGPTPRNKQVDLEHNYSMTTGMTEQLSRTLLEYNSNDADFEDVWNLASVIEDVRRRDGNYIFDTADQNDDYSGFFDGGFAVYEVEDDSVINEVWQDEAGQYDNFGQVYDELAAV; this is translated from the coding sequence ATGAGACGGCGGACCTTCCTTCGGACCGGGCTCGCTGTCGGGGTGACAGCGACGCTGGCAGGCTGTTCGAACAACGCAGAAGATGGGACTAAAACAGGTTCACCAACCGGCACAGCAACTGACACCGCCACAGAGACAGCGTCACAGGCCGACGAAACGACGACTGCAGAGGAAACCGCAGACGACTCAGAAGTCGACAGACCGGCCAATTATCGCTGGGACATGGTTCCTGGCCGGAATAATGAGATCCGTAGCCGACTGGGACAGTACGCTGAGGAAAGCGTAGGAGGAGTCGTCCAGAATCATCCTGCATTCGAATATTCTACAAGCAGAGATGTAGACAACCAATCTATCGACTTTGAAGGCTTGAAACTGTTCCGAGATGCCACATTCGACCTAATGGCTAATGACAACCCGGAAAACCCTATGGAGCAGATGGTACAGGCCTATGTCGACGAAGATTTATTTACAGACGCGAAGACTGGAGGTTTCTTCGCCCAACATGATTTGGACGCACCGACACAGTACGATGCAGAAGGATGGTTGAATGCGGAAACAGTCGCAGACTCACTTGACTACGGACATAATCTTGCCGTAGCAATCACATGGGAACAAGCAAACAGAACACCAGATACAGTAGAGGAAACTGCAGCGGTAATAAGAGAAGCCTACAAGAGACATCATGACTTCGATGTACTTGCCTGGGCTACAACGATGGGTAGCCGTACTAGAGAGGATATAAACGACCCGACAGGTCTTCTATATTCTCCAGACGATGATACTCTCAGGAACTTCAACTTTGATACCGATGAAGGTAACGGAGAAGACTCCCGACAGATGCACGCACCAATCGAAGAATGGAGCGTTATACAGGGAGAAGGACCAAGCGGAGAAAGTCGCTACCACCCGCTACTATTCCATACTGATCGACGTATGAGCGGCCAAGCATCAGATTTCATGGAAGCAAAAGAGATTGCTGCAAACACGGTCAGAAATATAGCTTCTGGTCCTACTCCTAGAAACAAACAGGTAGACCTTGAACACAATTATTCGATGACGACGGGGATGACAGAGCAGTTGAGCCGCACACTGCTCGAATACAACAGTAACGATGCAGACTTTGAAGATGTATGGAATCTTGCAAGCGTCATAGAGGATGTACGAAGAAGAGATGGAAACTACATCTTCGATACCGCTGATCAAAATGATGACTACAGTGGATTCTTTGATGGCGGCTTCGCAGTCTACGAAGTAGAAGACGACTCAGTAATCAACGAGGTCTGGCAAGACGAAGCAGGTCAATACGATAACTTCGGCCAAGTCTACGACGAACTTGCGGCCGTCTGA
- a CDS encoding homing endonuclease associated repeat-containing protein, with translation MKVEGDYTCDICGESFETNVEIAGHMRSHQVSIPTETIIDELQRLAEEKGRVPKQSEIEEDTEFTKGAVRSTFGSWDEGLEAAGLEPRTNGYSDAEIIEELQRVASQIGHSPSRNEWRELGRVSANAVQTHFGSWNEGLREANLETTTQRTATKEDVIEEIQNLAAELGRPPKAQEMEQHGAWSVKVAQRCFGRWNRALRRAGFEPHKQWSVSEEQLHREIERLVDELGHVPSTIEMRDSGRYSVGSYARRYGTWQDAIEAAGFEYPGRPSGPEHPLWKGGYGDISYGPNWYRQRKRALERDGFECQMPGCPIGRETHQERWDRDLNVHHITPLGVFIDADGVLDYERANRLENLVTLCQRHHTMWEEFAPLQPDIR, from the coding sequence ATGAAAGTCGAAGGAGACTACACGTGCGACATCTGCGGGGAATCGTTCGAAACGAACGTCGAGATTGCCGGCCATATGCGTTCTCATCAGGTATCGATACCTACTGAAACGATCATCGACGAACTGCAGCGACTAGCCGAAGAGAAGGGGCGAGTTCCAAAGCAATCGGAGATCGAAGAAGATACTGAATTCACAAAAGGCGCAGTGCGCTCAACGTTTGGGAGCTGGGACGAGGGATTGGAAGCTGCCGGACTTGAACCTCGAACAAACGGATATAGCGACGCAGAGATCATTGAGGAGCTACAACGAGTCGCCAGCCAGATCGGCCATTCACCCTCACGAAATGAGTGGCGAGAATTGGGGCGTGTCTCGGCCAACGCAGTCCAGACTCATTTCGGGTCGTGGAACGAGGGCCTCAGAGAAGCCAACTTAGAGACGACCACACAGCGGACCGCCACAAAGGAGGATGTCATCGAGGAGATTCAGAACCTCGCCGCAGAACTCGGACGACCACCGAAGGCCCAAGAAATGGAACAGCACGGAGCGTGGTCGGTGAAAGTCGCCCAGCGATGCTTCGGCCGCTGGAATCGTGCGTTGCGCCGTGCAGGGTTCGAACCCCACAAACAATGGAGTGTCAGTGAAGAACAGCTCCATCGGGAGATCGAGCGCTTAGTCGATGAGCTAGGCCACGTCCCATCAACTATCGAGATGCGTGACTCTGGTCGCTACTCAGTTGGATCCTATGCCCGCCGGTATGGGACCTGGCAAGACGCCATCGAAGCGGCCGGGTTCGAGTATCCCGGCCGGCCAAGCGGCCCAGAGCATCCACTTTGGAAGGGCGGCTACGGAGACATTTCGTACGGACCGAACTGGTACAGACAGCGCAAGCGTGCGCTGGAACGGGACGGCTTCGAGTGCCAGATGCCGGGCTGTCCGATCGGCCGCGAGACCCACCAGGAACGCTGGGACCGTGACCTGAACGTCCACCACATTACGCCGCTTGGCGTATTCATCGATGCCGACGGCGTCCTCGACTACGAACGGGCGAATCGGCTTGAGAACCTGGTCACGCTCTGTCAGCGCCACCATACGATGTGGGAGGAGTTCGCCCCGCTCCAGCCGGATATTCGCTAA